One stretch of Streptomyces hygroscopicus DNA includes these proteins:
- a CDS encoding phospho-2-dehydro-3-deoxyheptonate aldolase, with protein sequence MRVTVNAETHAGGHTWQSLPAAQQPDWPDRAALRDVIAELESYPPLVFAGECDALRHRLGAVARGEAFLLQGGDCAEAFDGVGADQIRNKLKTLLQMGAVLTYAGSVPVVKVGRIAGQYSKPRSKPTETRDGVTLPTYRGDSVNGFEFTPEARIPDPQRLKRMYQASASTLNLVRAFTTGGYADLRQVHAWNQDFVKSSPSGQRYEALAREIDRALAFMNACGVDPEEFKTVEFFSSHEALILDYESALTRTDSRTGELYDVSGHMVWIGERTRQLDGAHIEFASKVRNPVGVKLGPATTPEEALSLIERIDPDREPGRLTFITRMGADKVRDKLPNLVEKVTASGAQVVWVCDPMHGNTFEAASGHKTRRFDDVLDEVKGFFEVHKELGTHPGGIHVELTGDDVTECVGGGDEIFVDDLHQRYETACDPRLNRSQSLDLAFLVAEMYQDQ encoded by the coding sequence GTGCGGGTGACCGTGAACGCTGAAACCCACGCCGGTGGCCACACCTGGCAGTCTCTTCCCGCGGCGCAGCAGCCCGATTGGCCGGACCGAGCGGCTCTGCGCGATGTGATCGCTGAGCTTGAGTCCTATCCGCCGCTCGTCTTCGCGGGCGAGTGCGACGCGCTGCGGCACCGCCTGGGGGCCGTGGCGCGGGGCGAGGCGTTTCTGCTGCAGGGCGGGGACTGCGCCGAGGCATTCGACGGCGTGGGCGCCGACCAGATCCGTAACAAGCTGAAGACGCTCCTGCAGATGGGCGCCGTGCTGACCTACGCCGGGTCCGTCCCGGTGGTGAAGGTGGGCCGGATCGCCGGGCAGTACAGCAAGCCGCGCTCGAAGCCGACCGAGACCCGCGACGGGGTGACCCTGCCCACATACCGTGGCGACTCCGTCAATGGATTCGAGTTCACTCCCGAGGCGCGGATCCCCGATCCGCAGCGGCTGAAGCGGATGTACCAGGCGTCGGCCTCGACGCTGAACCTGGTGCGTGCCTTCACCACCGGTGGCTACGCCGACCTGCGCCAGGTGCACGCCTGGAATCAGGACTTCGTGAAGTCGTCGCCGTCGGGTCAGCGCTACGAGGCGCTGGCGCGCGAGATCGACCGGGCCCTGGCCTTCATGAACGCCTGCGGGGTGGACCCGGAGGAGTTCAAGACCGTCGAGTTCTTCTCCTCGCACGAGGCGCTGATCCTGGACTACGAGTCGGCGCTGACCCGCACCGACTCCCGCACCGGTGAGCTGTACGACGTGTCCGGGCACATGGTCTGGATCGGTGAGCGCACCCGGCAGCTGGACGGCGCGCATATCGAGTTCGCCTCGAAGGTCCGCAACCCGGTGGGCGTGAAGCTGGGCCCGGCGACGACGCCGGAAGAGGCGCTGTCGCTGATCGAGCGGATCGACCCGGACCGCGAGCCGGGCCGGCTGACCTTCATCACCCGGATGGGCGCGGACAAGGTCCGCGACAAGCTGCCCAATCTGGTGGAGAAGGTGACCGCCTCCGGTGCGCAGGTCGTCTGGGTCTGCGACCCGATGCACGGCAACACCTTCGAGGCGGCCTCCGGGCACAAGACCCGCCGCTTCGACGATGTGCTGGACGAGGTCAAGGGCTTCTTCGAGGTCCACAAGGAGCTCGGCACCCATCCGGGCGGCATCCATGTGGAGCTGACCGGCGACGACGTCACCGAGTGCGTGGGCGGCGGCGACGAGATCTTCGTCGACGATCTGCACCAGCGCTACGAGACGGCGTGCGACCCGCGGCTCAACCGCAGCCAGTCGCTGGACCTGGCGTTCCTGGTGGCGGAGATGTACCAAGACCAGTGA
- a CDS encoding anthranilate synthase yields the protein MHHTAEAVVARLLADDAPPFALLHRRTPGRAPDTVEVLLGPVGEVERLTDIPLPTGAPTDGAPVADALALVPFRQIRERGFEVRDDGTPLAVLRPRETYELPLAEALEALPAHRVRVEGGAFDVDDDAYASIVSRVLEDEIGTGEGANFVIRRTFRGEIPGFGSRDALALFRRLLAGERGAYWTYVVRLADGRTLVGASPEVHVRMTGGRGEREALSFEGGGGRRAGTVVMNPISGTYRYPESGASAEGLLDFLHDRKEVEELSMVVDEELKMMCTVGDMGGTVIGPRLREMAHLAHTEYELRGRSSLDVREVLRETMFAATVTGSPVQNACRVIERYEPLGPDGAGRGYYAGALALIGRDGGGAQTLDSPILIRTADIDPGGSLKVAVGATLVRHSDPRGEVAETHAKAAGVLTALGVRPAPVRPEGQGPRPRLADDPRVRAALDARRADLAPFWLRMQQTPSSADEPLAGGLSGHALVIDAEDTFTAMLAHLLRTSGLTVTVRRYDEPGVREAALAHQGPVVLGPGPGDPGDAADPKMRFLRALTAELVTGHRHGLLGVCLGNELIAAELGLEIVRKDVPFQGAQERIDFFGRKETVGFYNTFTARCDEAAEAELAMHRVELSRDPVTGEVHALRGPGFAGVQFHPESVLSRDGAALVAELLAAVLV from the coding sequence ATGCACCACACCGCTGAGGCCGTCGTCGCCCGGCTGCTCGCCGACGACGCGCCGCCCTTCGCCCTGCTGCACCGACGCACCCCGGGCCGGGCACCCGACACCGTCGAGGTGCTGCTCGGCCCGGTCGGCGAGGTGGAGCGGCTGACCGACATCCCGCTGCCGACCGGAGCGCCGACGGATGGCGCGCCGGTGGCGGACGCCCTCGCGCTGGTGCCGTTCCGGCAGATCCGCGAGCGGGGGTTCGAGGTGCGCGACGACGGGACGCCGCTGGCCGTGCTGCGCCCGCGGGAGACTTACGAGCTGCCGCTCGCCGAGGCGCTGGAGGCGCTGCCCGCGCACCGGGTGCGGGTCGAGGGCGGGGCGTTCGACGTGGACGACGACGCGTACGCGTCCATCGTGAGCCGGGTCCTCGAGGACGAGATCGGCACCGGCGAGGGCGCCAACTTCGTCATCCGGCGGACGTTCCGGGGAGAGATCCCGGGCTTCGGCAGCCGCGACGCGCTCGCGCTCTTCCGGCGGCTGCTGGCCGGTGAGCGGGGCGCCTACTGGACGTATGTGGTGCGGCTGGCGGACGGGCGGACGCTGGTGGGGGCCAGCCCCGAGGTGCATGTGCGGATGACGGGAGGGAGGGGCGAGCGCGAAGCGCTCTCGTTTGAGGGTGGTGGTGGGCGACGGGCGGGCACCGTCGTGATGAACCCGATCAGCGGGACGTACCGCTATCCCGAGAGCGGGGCGAGCGCGGAGGGGCTGCTGGACTTCCTGCACGACCGTAAGGAGGTGGAGGAGCTGTCCATGGTCGTGGACGAGGAGCTGAAGATGATGTGCACCGTCGGCGACATGGGCGGGACGGTGATCGGGCCCCGGCTCAGGGAGATGGCGCATCTCGCGCACACCGAGTACGAGCTGCGCGGCCGCTCCTCGCTCGACGTCCGGGAGGTGCTCCGCGAGACGATGTTCGCCGCGACGGTCACCGGTTCGCCGGTGCAGAACGCCTGCCGGGTGATCGAGCGCTATGAGCCCCTCGGGCCGGACGGGGCCGGGCGCGGCTACTACGCCGGGGCGCTCGCGCTGATCGGACGGGACGGCGGCGGCGCCCAGACCCTGGACTCGCCGATCCTGATCCGCACCGCCGACATCGACCCCGGGGGATCGCTGAAGGTGGCGGTCGGCGCGACGCTCGTCCGCCACTCGGACCCGCGCGGCGAAGTGGCCGAGACGCACGCCAAGGCGGCCGGGGTGCTGACCGCGCTGGGCGTGCGGCCGGCGCCCGTACGGCCGGAGGGGCAGGGCCCGCGGCCCCGGCTCGCGGACGATCCGCGGGTGCGGGCGGCGCTGGACGCGCGGCGGGCGGACCTGGCGCCGTTCTGGCTGCGTATGCAGCAGACCCCGTCGTCGGCGGACGAGCCCCTGGCCGGGGGGCTGTCCGGGCATGCCCTGGTGATCGACGCCGAGGACACGTTCACCGCGATGCTCGCGCATCTGCTGCGCACCTCGGGGCTGACCGTGACCGTGCGGCGGTACGACGAGCCGGGGGTGCGGGAGGCGGCGCTGGCGCATCAGGGGCCCGTGGTGCTCGGTCCGGGGCCGGGCGACCCCGGCGACGCGGCCGACCCCAAGATGCGGTTCCTGCGGGCGCTGACCGCCGAGCTGGTGACCGGGCACCGGCACGGGCTGCTGGGGGTGTGCCTGGGGAACGAGCTGATCGCGGCCGAGCTGGGGCTGGAGATCGTGCGCAAGGACGTCCCGTTCCAGGGCGCACAGGAGCGGATCGACTTCTTCGGGCGCAAGGAGACCGTCGGCTTCTACAACACCTTCACTGCGCGCTGCGACGAGGCGGCGGAGGCGGAGCTGGCGATGCACCGCGTGGAGCTGAGCCGGGATCCGGTGACCGGCGAAGTGCACGCGCTGCGCGGACCGGGCTTCGCCGGTGTGCAGTTCCACCCGGAGTCGGTGCTGTCGCGGGACGGGGCGGCGCTGGTGGCGGAGCTGCTGGCGGCCGTGCTGGTCTGA
- a CDS encoding 6-phosphofructokinase, whose product MRVGVLTGGGDCPGLNAVIRAVVRKGVQEYGYDFIGFRDGWRGPLENDTVPLDIRAVRGILPRGGTILGSSRTNPLKSEDGIRRVRETLVKEEVDALIAIGGEDTLGVAARLSGDYGIRCVGVPKTIDNDLSATDYTFGFDTAVNIATEAIDRLHTTAESHMRVLVVEVMGRHAGWIALHSGLAGGANVILLPEQRFDVDQVCAWVESRFKIRYAPIVVIAEGAMPKDGDAVLKDDSTDSFGHVRLSGVGEWLAKEIEKRTGKEARTTVLGHVQRGGTPSAFDRWLATRFGLHAIDAVRDEDFGKMVALRGTDIVRVPLAEATARLKTVDPSLYAEAEVFFG is encoded by the coding sequence ATGCGGGTCGGAGTGCTGACCGGCGGCGGTGACTGCCCCGGGCTCAACGCGGTCATCCGCGCCGTCGTGCGCAAGGGCGTACAGGAATACGGCTATGACTTCATCGGCTTCCGGGACGGCTGGCGCGGCCCTCTCGAGAACGACACCGTTCCCCTCGACATCCGCGCGGTGCGCGGCATCCTGCCGCGCGGCGGCACCATCCTCGGCTCCTCCCGCACCAACCCCCTCAAGAGCGAGGACGGCATCCGGCGGGTCAGGGAGACCCTGGTCAAGGAGGAGGTCGACGCGCTGATCGCGATCGGTGGCGAGGACACCCTCGGCGTCGCCGCCCGGCTCTCCGGCGACTACGGGATCCGCTGCGTCGGCGTCCCCAAGACCATCGACAACGACCTGTCCGCCACCGACTACACCTTCGGCTTCGACACCGCCGTCAACATCGCGACCGAGGCCATCGACCGGCTCCACACCACCGCCGAATCGCATATGCGCGTGCTCGTCGTCGAGGTGATGGGCCGTCACGCCGGATGGATCGCCCTGCACTCGGGGCTCGCCGGTGGCGCCAATGTCATCCTCCTCCCCGAACAGCGCTTCGACGTCGACCAGGTCTGTGCCTGGGTCGAATCCCGCTTCAAGATCCGCTACGCCCCGATCGTGGTCATCGCCGAGGGCGCGATGCCCAAGGACGGCGACGCGGTCCTCAAGGACGACTCGACGGACTCCTTCGGCCATGTCCGGCTCTCCGGGGTCGGCGAATGGCTGGCCAAGGAGATCGAGAAGCGCACCGGCAAGGAGGCCCGCACCACCGTCCTCGGCCATGTCCAGCGCGGAGGCACGCCCAGCGCCTTCGACCGCTGGCTGGCCACCCGCTTCGGGCTGCACGCCATCGACGCGGTACGGGACGAGGACTTCGGGAAGATGGTGGCGCTGCGCGGCACCGACATCGTCCGGGTTCCGCTTGCCGAGGCGACCGCACGGCTCAAGACCGTCGATCCCTCGCTCTACGCCGAGGCCGAGGTCTTCTTCGGCTGA
- a CDS encoding LuxR family transcriptional regulator yields the protein MTAQHDGRPMTVMVVDDHPMWRDAVARDLAEAGFDVVATAGDGPQAVRRAKAAGPDVLVLDLNLPGLPGVEVCKEVLADRPELRVLVLSASGEHGDVLEAVKSGATGYLLKSASTEELLDAVRRTAAGDPVFTPGLAGLVLGEYRRLAGEPASTAADQPAVPQLTERETEVLRLVAKGLSYKQIAERLVISHRTVQNHVQNTLGKLQLHNRVELVRYAIERGLDDA from the coding sequence ATGACCGCTCAGCACGACGGCCGCCCGATGACGGTGATGGTGGTCGACGATCATCCGATGTGGCGCGACGCGGTGGCCCGGGACCTGGCCGAGGCCGGGTTCGACGTGGTGGCCACGGCCGGGGACGGACCGCAGGCGGTGCGCCGGGCCAAGGCCGCCGGGCCCGACGTCCTGGTGCTCGACCTCAACCTGCCCGGGCTGCCGGGGGTCGAGGTGTGCAAGGAGGTCCTCGCCGACCGCCCCGAGCTGCGGGTGCTGGTGCTCTCCGCGAGCGGTGAGCACGGGGACGTCCTGGAGGCGGTCAAGTCCGGGGCCACCGGCTATCTGCTGAAGTCGGCCAGCACCGAGGAACTGCTGGACGCGGTGCGCCGTACGGCGGCCGGCGACCCGGTGTTCACCCCCGGCCTCGCGGGCCTGGTGCTCGGCGAGTACCGGCGGCTCGCGGGCGAGCCCGCCTCCACCGCCGCCGACCAGCCGGCCGTCCCGCAGCTCACCGAGCGTGAGACGGAGGTGCTGCGGCTGGTGGCCAAGGGGCTGTCGTACAAGCAGATCGCCGAGCGGCTGGTCATCTCGCATCGCACGGTGCAGAACCACGTCCAGAACACCCTCGGCAAACTCCAGCTGCACAACCGCGTGGAGCTGGTCCGCTACGCCATCGAGCGCGGTCTGGACGACGCCTGA
- a CDS encoding histidine kinase, with protein MTERSRGERAGGERVVRMSVEQPLWQALTAYRVLTLLYALGLCVYSFDDYDHPLGAVVYLAVLTLWTALTFRMVSSAERCTRQFLVGDLGIAVTGILLTPLVDSHDRIVEGTPTLPSIWTMGAVLGFAIKGGWRWGASASTVVCAANVIERGGFAQDTVHMLMLVWVASVAIGYVVEVARASERTLARALRIEAATRERERLARDIHDSVLQVLAMVQRRGAAIGGEAAELGRMAGEQEIALRTLVSTGLVTPPRGADAAPDPGGPTDAVGSTAEPCPPDPERSDGGPCDLRALLAPHAGSRVTFSEPGAPVLLPAGAAGELAAAVGAALDNVRVHAGEDAHAWILLEDEPEAVMVTVRDDGPGIPEGRLADAEAEGRLGVALSIRGRLRDLGGTAAWISAPGQGTEVELTVPKTPVKKAKAKGEAAR; from the coding sequence TTGACGGAGCGGTCCAGAGGTGAGCGCGCCGGGGGCGAGCGCGTGGTGCGGATGTCCGTCGAGCAGCCGCTGTGGCAGGCGCTGACCGCCTACCGGGTGCTCACCCTGCTCTACGCGCTCGGCCTGTGCGTCTACTCCTTCGACGACTACGACCACCCGCTCGGCGCCGTCGTCTATCTGGCGGTGCTCACGCTGTGGACGGCGCTCACCTTCCGGATGGTCTCCTCGGCCGAGCGCTGCACCCGGCAGTTCCTCGTCGGCGACCTCGGCATCGCGGTGACCGGCATTCTGCTCACCCCGCTCGTGGACAGCCACGACCGGATCGTCGAGGGCACGCCCACCCTGCCCTCCATATGGACGATGGGCGCGGTCCTCGGCTTCGCGATCAAGGGCGGCTGGCGCTGGGGCGCCTCGGCCTCCACCGTGGTCTGCGCCGCCAATGTGATCGAGCGCGGCGGATTCGCCCAGGACACCGTCCATATGCTGATGCTGGTGTGGGTGGCGAGCGTGGCCATCGGCTACGTCGTCGAGGTGGCCCGCGCCAGTGAGCGCACCCTCGCGCGGGCGCTGCGCATCGAGGCGGCGACCCGGGAGCGGGAGCGGCTGGCCCGCGACATCCACGACAGCGTCCTCCAGGTGCTCGCCATGGTGCAGCGGCGCGGCGCCGCGATCGGCGGCGAGGCGGCCGAACTGGGCCGGATGGCGGGGGAGCAGGAGATCGCGCTGCGCACCCTGGTCTCCACCGGTCTGGTGACCCCGCCGCGCGGGGCGGACGCCGCACCTGACCCGGGCGGCCCGACGGACGCGGTGGGATCGACGGCCGAGCCCTGTCCGCCCGACCCCGAGCGCTCCGACGGCGGACCCTGCGATCTGCGGGCCCTGCTGGCACCGCACGCGGGATCCCGGGTCACCTTCTCCGAACCGGGGGCCCCGGTGCTCCTCCCGGCGGGCGCCGCCGGGGAGTTGGCCGCCGCCGTGGGCGCCGCCCTGGACAACGTACGGGTCCACGCCGGGGAGGACGCCCACGCCTGGATCCTGCTGGAGGACGAGCCGGAGGCGGTGATGGTGACCGTACGGGACGACGGCCCGGGCATCCCCGAGGGGCGGCTGGCGGACGCGGAGGCGGAGGGCCGCCTGGGGGTGGCCCTGTCGATCCGGGGGCGGCTGCGCGACCTCGGCGGCACGGCCGCGTGGATCTCGGCGCCGGGGCAGGGCACCGAGGTGGAGTTGACGGTTCCGAAGACGCCGGTGAAGAAGGCGAAGGCAAAGGGGGAAGCGGCACGATGA
- a CDS encoding 1-acyl-sn-glycerol-3-phosphate acyltransferase: MFYGAMKLSVGGALKLTFRPWVEGLENVPAEGPAILASNHLSFSDSFFLPAMLDRKVTFIAKQEYFTTPGVKGRLTAAFFKGVGQLPVDRSGSRGAGEAAIKAGIEVIKRGELFGIYPEGTRSPDGRLYRGKPGGLARVALATGAPVLPVAMIDTEKIQPPGKVMPKLMRPGIRIGKPLDFSRYHGMDGDRFILRSVTDEVMYEIMKLSGQEYVDVYATAAKRQIADAEAARKTAEKEKDKHKSGA, encoded by the coding sequence TTGTTCTACGGCGCTATGAAGCTGTCGGTGGGTGGCGCGTTGAAGCTCACCTTCCGGCCCTGGGTCGAGGGGTTGGAAAACGTCCCCGCCGAGGGGCCGGCCATCCTCGCGAGCAACCACCTCTCCTTCTCCGATTCCTTCTTCCTGCCCGCGATGCTCGACCGGAAGGTCACCTTCATCGCCAAACAGGAGTACTTCACCACCCCCGGGGTCAAGGGGCGGCTCACGGCGGCCTTCTTCAAGGGCGTCGGCCAACTCCCGGTGGACCGCTCGGGTTCGCGCGGCGCCGGTGAGGCCGCCATCAAGGCGGGCATCGAGGTGATCAAGCGGGGTGAGCTCTTCGGCATCTACCCCGAGGGCACCCGCTCGCCCGACGGACGGCTCTACCGGGGCAAGCCGGGCGGCCTGGCCCGGGTCGCGCTCGCGACCGGTGCGCCGGTGCTCCCCGTGGCGATGATCGACACCGAGAAGATCCAGCCCCCCGGCAAGGTCATGCCCAAGCTGATGCGGCCCGGTATCCGGATCGGCAAGCCGCTGGACTTCAGCCGCTACCACGGCATGGACGGCGACCGCTTCATCCTGCGCTCGGTGACCGACGAGGTCATGTACGAGATCATGAAGCTCTCCGGCCAGGAGTACGTGGACGTCTACGCGACCGCAGCCAAGCGGCAGATCGCGGATGCCGAGGCGGCCCGTAAGACGGCCGAGAAGGAGAAGGACAAACACAAGTCCGGCGCCTAG
- a CDS encoding esterase has protein sequence MRRAAYAEDLDTRFPSERRSVVPLLPGAEPFRHNGGEIGVLVCHGFTGSPQSVRPWADHLAARGLTVSLPLLPGHGTRWQDLAVTGWQDWYAEVDRELRSLIRRCERVFVCGLSMGGALALRLAAQHGAAISGLALVNPANRIHDPLAVALPVLRHLVPSVKGIASDIAKPGARESGYDRMPLHAVHSMRRLYRVVDAELPQVTQPLLVMHSPQDHVVPPADSERILSQVSSRDVTERLLERSFHVATLDHDAEFIFEETDTFITRLTAGMGEDTDTRTDLGKGSGKEGAAASG, from the coding sequence ATGCGGCGCGCCGCGTACGCTGAGGACCTCGATACCCGCTTCCCCAGTGAACGGAGATCCGTGGTGCCGCTCCTGCCCGGAGCCGAGCCGTTCCGCCATAACGGCGGAGAGATCGGCGTCCTCGTCTGTCACGGCTTCACCGGTTCCCCGCAGTCCGTGCGGCCCTGGGCCGACCATCTCGCGGCCCGTGGTCTGACCGTCTCACTGCCGCTGCTTCCCGGCCATGGCACCCGCTGGCAGGACCTCGCGGTCACCGGCTGGCAGGACTGGTACGCGGAGGTGGACCGCGAGCTGCGGTCGCTGATCCGGCGCTGCGAGCGGGTGTTCGTCTGCGGTCTGTCGATGGGCGGGGCGCTCGCGCTGCGGCTGGCCGCCCAGCACGGCGCGGCCATCAGCGGCCTCGCCCTGGTGAATCCGGCCAACCGCATCCACGATCCGCTGGCCGTGGCCCTTCCGGTGCTGCGTCATCTGGTGCCTTCGGTGAAGGGCATCGCGAGCGATATCGCCAAGCCGGGGGCGCGGGAGTCGGGCTACGACCGGATGCCGCTGCACGCCGTGCACTCGATGCGCCGCCTCTACCGGGTGGTCGACGCCGAACTGCCCCAGGTGACCCAGCCGCTGCTGGTGATGCACAGCCCCCAGGACCATGTGGTGCCGCCGGCCGACTCCGAGCGCATCCTGAGTCAGGTGTCCTCGCGGGACGTCACCGAGCGGCTGCTGGAGCGCAGCTTCCACGTGGCGACCCTGGACCATGACGCCGAGTTCATCTTCGAGGAGACGGACACGTTCATCACCCGGCTGACGGCGGGTATGGGTGAAGACACCGACACCCGGACCGACCTCGGGAAGGGAAGCGGGAAGGAGGGGGCGGCGGCCAGTGGCTGA
- a CDS encoding membrane protein translates to MAERDSNENEADARRDDDAAFAAIVAAYGEEPHDPPGAERWPAAENLDEERERDQDRPSAADGDTVTDIDPDGPGDGEAVGGAATAGLTKTDKTGKPVGGFIVYAPGVGPRDWEPEEPSEDDFDETDEGHFVPPEPPPLPESDTTSRFAWLGVLGGPLLLLGVVLFQVEMVWWIATLGVGGFLGGFVTLVMRMKDDDEEEDEDPGRGAVV, encoded by the coding sequence GTGGCTGAGCGCGACTCGAATGAGAACGAGGCGGACGCGCGGCGCGATGACGACGCCGCCTTCGCCGCCATCGTCGCCGCCTACGGGGAGGAGCCGCACGACCCTCCGGGCGCCGAGCGATGGCCCGCCGCCGAGAACCTCGACGAGGAGCGGGAGCGGGACCAGGACCGCCCGTCCGCGGCGGACGGCGACACCGTTACCGACATCGACCCCGACGGACCGGGTGACGGCGAGGCCGTCGGCGGGGCGGCGACGGCCGGGCTGACCAAGACCGACAAGACCGGCAAGCCGGTGGGCGGCTTCATCGTCTACGCCCCGGGCGTGGGCCCCCGCGACTGGGAGCCCGAGGAGCCGTCCGAGGACGACTTCGACGAGACCGACGAGGGCCATTTCGTCCCGCCCGAGCCGCCCCCGCTCCCCGAGTCCGACACCACCTCCCGCTTCGCCTGGCTGGGCGTGCTGGGCGGGCCGCTGCTGCTGCTCGGTGTGGTGCTGTTCCAGGTGGAGATGGTCTGGTGGATCGCGACACTGGGTGTCGGGGGTTTCCTGGGCGGCTTCGTCACGCTGGTGATGCGGATGAAGGACGACGACGAGGAAGAGGACGAGGACCCGGGACGCGGCGCCGTCGTCTGA
- a CDS encoding endonuclease/exonuclease/phosphatase, translating into MPLADLPGSTTGPDAAVVRVLSYNIRSMRDDREALARVIRACTPDVVCVQEAPRFFRWRKAAAWLARETGLVYTTGGATAAGPMILTSLRAHVEHAEDTLLPRVPGLHRRGFATAVLRFGGGHRDTGARESDRGARESGDGALESADGVRLGVVSCHLSLAEAERYEQAGLLLDHLAALDVPYAIAAGDINDRPDGLAFRRIAGKLRDGWATEPWGSEATSNPKDPHQRIDAVFASEGVEIIGCGVPAGLPGITDTDLLAATDHLPVLAALRLPRVATV; encoded by the coding sequence GTGCCGCTCGCGGACCTGCCCGGATCCACCACCGGCCCGGACGCGGCCGTGGTGCGGGTGCTCAGCTACAACATCCGCTCGATGCGTGACGACCGCGAGGCGCTGGCCCGGGTGATCCGGGCCTGCACCCCCGATGTCGTCTGCGTCCAGGAGGCGCCGCGCTTCTTCCGCTGGCGCAAGGCCGCCGCCTGGCTGGCCCGGGAGACCGGCCTCGTCTACACCACGGGTGGGGCCACCGCCGCCGGCCCGATGATCCTCACCTCGCTGCGCGCCCATGTGGAGCACGCCGAGGACACCCTGCTGCCCCGCGTGCCCGGGCTGCACCGGCGCGGTTTCGCGACCGCCGTGCTGCGCTTCGGCGGCGGCCACCGCGACACCGGCGCCCGGGAGAGCGACCGCGGCGCCCGGGAGAGCGGCGACGGCGCCCTGGAGAGCGCCGACGGCGTCCGGCTCGGTGTGGTCAGCTGCCATCTGAGCCTCGCGGAGGCCGAGCGCTACGAGCAGGCCGGGCTGCTGCTGGACCATCTGGCCGCGCTGGACGTCCCGTACGCCATCGCGGCCGGAGACATCAACGACCGGCCGGACGGCCTCGCCTTCCGCCGGATCGCGGGGAAGCTGCGGGACGGCTGGGCCACCGAGCCCTGGGGGAGCGAGGCCACCTCGAACCCCAAGGACCCGCATCAGCGCATCGACGCCGTCTTCGCCTCCGAGGGCGTCGAGATCATCGGCTGTGGGGTCCCGGCCGGGCTGCCCGGCATCACCGACACGGACCTTCTGGCGGCCACGGACCACCTTCCGGTCCTGGCCGCGCTCCGGCTGCCCCGCGTCGCCACGGTCTGA
- a CDS encoding glucokinase: MGLTIGVDIGGTKIAAGVVDEEGSILETSQVSTPQTPEGVVDAIADAVRIVSEGHEIEAVGIGAAGYVDDKRATVLFAPNINWRHEALKDKVEQRVGLPVVVENDANAAAWGEYRFGAGVGHDDVVCITLGTGLGGGIIIGGKLHRGRFGVAAEFGHIRVVPDGLLCGCGSQGCWEQYASGRALVRYARQRAAATPENATVLLGLGDGTSEGIEGKHISDAARQGDPVAIDSFRELARWAGAGLADLASLFDPSAFIVGGGVSDEGDLVLEPIRKSFRRWLVGNQWRPHAQVLAAQLGGKAGLVGAADLARQG, from the coding sequence ATGGGACTCACCATCGGCGTCGACATCGGCGGTACGAAGATCGCGGCCGGCGTGGTCGACGAAGAGGGCTCGATTCTCGAGACGAGCCAGGTTTCGACCCCGCAGACTCCCGAGGGAGTCGTCGACGCCATCGCGGACGCGGTGCGCATCGTCAGCGAGGGACACGAGATCGAGGCCGTCGGCATCGGCGCGGCCGGATATGTGGACGACAAGCGCGCCACCGTGCTCTTCGCGCCCAACATCAACTGGCGGCACGAGGCGCTCAAGGACAAGGTCGAGCAGCGCGTCGGCCTGCCCGTCGTGGTGGAGAACGACGCCAACGCCGCCGCCTGGGGCGAATACCGCTTCGGCGCCGGGGTCGGCCATGACGACGTCGTGTGCATCACGCTCGGCACCGGCCTCGGCGGCGGCATCATCATCGGCGGCAAGCTGCACCGCGGGCGCTTCGGCGTCGCCGCCGAGTTCGGCCACATAAGGGTCGTCCCGGACGGTCTGCTGTGCGGCTGCGGCAGCCAGGGCTGCTGGGAGCAGTACGCCTCCGGCCGTGCGCTGGTCCGCTACGCCAGGCAGCGCGCCGCCGCCACCCCGGAGAACGCCACGGTCCTCCTCGGCCTCGGCGACGGCACCTCCGAGGGCATCGAGGGCAAGCACATCAGCGACGCCGCCCGCCAGGGCGACCCGGTGGCCATCGACTCCTTCCGCGAGCTGGCCCGCTGGGCCGGGGCCGGGCTGGCCGACCTCGCCTCGCTCTTCGACCCCTCGGCGTTCATCGTCGGCGGCGGGGTCTCCGACGAGGGCGATCTGGTCCTGGAGCCGATCCGCAAGTCCTTCCGGCGCTGGCTGGTCGGCAATCAGTGGCGTCCGCACGCCCAGGTGCTCGCCGCCCAGCTCGGCGGCAAGGCCGGGCTCGTCGGCGCCGCCGACCTCGCCCGCCAGGGCTGA